From Acomys russatus chromosome 2, mAcoRus1.1, whole genome shotgun sequence, one genomic window encodes:
- the Pnisr gene encoding arginine/serine-rich protein PNISR isoform X1: MWDQGGQPWQQWPLNQQQWMQSFQHQQDPSQIDWAALAQAWIAQREASGQQSIVEQPPGMMPNGQDMSTMESGPNNHGNFQGDSNFNRMWQPEWGMHQQPPHPPPDQPWMPPTPGPMDIVPPSEDSNSQDSGEFAPDNRHMFNQNNHNFGGPPDNFAVGPVNQFDYQHGAAFGPPQGGFHPPYWQPGPPGPPAPAQNRRERPASFRDRQRSPIALPVKQEPPQIDAVKRRTLPAWIREGLEKMEREKQKKLEKERMEQQRSQLSKKEKKATEDAEGGDGPRLPQRSKFDSDEEDEDAENIEAVSSGKVTRSPSPAPQEEHSEPEMTDEEKEYQMMLLTKMLLTEILLDVTDEEIYYVAKDAHRKATKAPAKQLAQSSALASLTGLGGLGGYGSGDSEDERSDRGSESSDTDDEELRHRIRQKQEAFWRKEKEQQLLQDKQMEEEKQQTERVTKEMNEFIHREQNSLSLLEANEADGDLVNEKKRTPNEAPSVLEPKREHKGKEKERRSRSGSSSSGSSSSNSRTSSSSSSVSSSSYSSSSGSSCTSSRSSSPKRKKRHSRSRSPTVKARRSRSRSRSYSRRIKIDSSRTRVKLRDRRRTNRSSMERERRRNRSPSRDRRRSRSRSRDRRANRSSRSRSRDRRKIEDPRGNLSGSSHKHKGEAKEQDRKKERSRSVDKDRRKKDKERDREQDKRKEKQKREEKDFKFSSQDDRLKRKRESERTFCRSGSISVKVIRHDSRQDSKKNAPKDSKKRSGSDSSGRSSSESPGSSKEKKAKKPKHSRSRSMEKSQRSGKKASRKHKSKSRSRSTTPPRRKR; encoded by the exons ATGTGGGATCAAGGAGGACAACCTTGGCAGCAATGGCCCTTGAACCAGCAACAATGGATGCAGTCATTTCAGCACCAGCAAGATCCAA GCCAGATTGACTGGGCTGCTTTGGCCCAAGCTTGGATTGCACAAAGAGAAGCTTCAGGACAGCAAAGCATCGTGGAACAACCACCAGGAATGATGCCGAATGGACAGGATATGTCTACAATGGAGTCTGGTCCAAATAATCATGGGAATTTTCAAGGGGATTCAAATTTTAACAGAATGTGGCAACCAG AATGGGGAATGCATCAGCAGCCCCCACACCCCCCTCCAGATCAGCCATGGATGCCACCAACACCAGGCCCAATGGACATTGTTCCTCCTTCTGAAGACAGCAACAGTCAGGACAGTGGGGAATTTGCCCCTGACAACAGGCATATGTTTAACCAGAACAATCACAACTTTGGTGGACCACCCGATAATTTTGCAGTGGGGCCGGTGAACCAGTTTGACTACCAG CATGGGGCTGCTTTTGGTCCACCGCAAGGTGGATTTCATCCTCCTTATTGGCAACCAGGACCACCAGGACCTCCAGCACCTGCCCAGAACCGAAGAGAGCGGCCAGCATCGTTCAGGGACCGACAGCGTTCACCTATCGCACTTCCTGTGAAGCAGGAGCCTCCACAAATTG ATGCAGTAAAACGCAGGACTCTTCCAGCCTGGATTCGTGAGGGCCTTGAGAAAATGGAACGGGAAAAACAGAAGaagttagagaaagaaagaatggaacagCAGCGTTCACAgttgtcaaaaaaagaaaaaaaagccacagaagaTGCTGAAGGAGGAGATGGTCCTCGCTTACCCCAGAGAAGTAAATTT GATagtgatgaagaagatgaagatgctgAAAACATTGAGGCTGTGAGCAGTGGGAAAGTCACTAGAAGTCCATCTCCAGCTCCCCAAGAAGAGCACAGTGAACCAGAGATGACTGACGAAGAGAAGGAGTATCAAATG ATGTTGCTGACAAAAATGCTTCTAACTGAAATTCTTCTGGAcgtcacagatgaagaaatttattatgtagccaaagatgcACATCGGAAAGCAACGAAAG CTCCTGCAAAACAGCTGGCACAGTCCAGTGCACTGGCCTCCCTCACTGGCCTCG GTGGACTGGGTGGTTATGGATCAGGAGACAGTGAAGATGAGAGGAGTGACAGAGGTTCTGAGTCATCTGATACTGACGATGAAGAGTTACGGCACCGAATCCGGCAAAAACAGGAAGctttttggagaaaagaaaaagaacagcagcTATTACAGGATAAACAGATGGAAG aagaaaagcaacaaacagaAAGGGTTACAAAAGAGATGAATGAATTTATTCACAGAGAGCAAAATAGTTTATCACTTCTAGAAGCAAATGAAGCAGACGGTGATCTggttaatgaaaagaaaagaactccaAATGAAGCTCCATCAGTTTTAGAGCCCAAAAGAGAGcataaagggaaagagaaggagcgGAGGAGTAGGTCAGGGAGCAGCAGTAGCGGCAGCTCCAGTAGCAACAGCAGGACTAGCAGCAGTAGCAGCTCCGTCTCCAGTTCTTCATACAGCTCCAGCTCAGGCAGCAGCTGCACGTCCTCTCGCTCCTCTTCtcctaaaaggaaaaagagacataGTAGGAGCAGGTCTCCTACAGTGAAAGCTAGacggagcaggagcaggagcaggagctacTCCCGCAGAATTAAAATAGACAGCAGTAGGACTAGGGTGAAgctgagagacaggaggagaactAATAGAAGTAGCATGGAAAGAGAAAGACGAAGAAACCGGAGTCCTTCCCGAGACAGACGTAGAAGCAGAAGTCGCTCAAGGGATAGACGAGCCAATCGTTCCAGTCGCAGTAGGAGTCGAGATAGGCGTAAAATTGAGGATCCACGTGGAAATCTTAGTGGGAGCAGTCATAAGCATAAAGGTGAGGCtaaagaacaagacagaaaaaaggaGAGGAGTCGAAGTGTAGATaaagacaggagaaagaaagacaaagaaagggacCGTGAGcaggacaaaagaaaagagaaacagaaaagggaagaaaaagattttaaattcaGTAGTCAGGATGATCGGTTAAAAAGGAAGCGAGAAAGTGAAAGAACATTCTGTAGGAGTGGTTCCATATCTGTTAAAGTCATAAGGCACGACTCTAGACAGGACAGTAAGAAAAACGCTCCCAAAGACAGTAAAAAGCGTTCAGGTTCTGATTCTAGTGGAAGGAGCAGTTCTGAATCCCCTGgaagtagcaaagaaaagaaGGCTAAGAAGCCTAAACATAGTCGGTCGCGCTCCATGGAGAAATCTCAAAGGTCTGGTAAGAAGGCAAGCCGCAAACACAAGTCTAAGTCCCGATCAAG atcaaCAACCCCTCCCCGTCGTAAGCGCTGA
- the Pnisr gene encoding arginine/serine-rich protein PNISR isoform X4, giving the protein MWDQGGQPWQQWPLNQQQWMQSFQHQQDPSQIDWAALAQAWIAQREASGQQSIVEQPPGMMPNGQDMSTMESGPNNHGNFQGDSNFNRMWQPG; this is encoded by the exons ATGTGGGATCAAGGAGGACAACCTTGGCAGCAATGGCCCTTGAACCAGCAACAATGGATGCAGTCATTTCAGCACCAGCAAGATCCAA GCCAGATTGACTGGGCTGCTTTGGCCCAAGCTTGGATTGCACAAAGAGAAGCTTCAGGACAGCAAAGCATCGTGGAACAACCACCAGGAATGATGCCGAATGGACAGGATATGTCTACAATGGAGTCTGGTCCAAATAATCATGGGAATTTTCAAGGGGATTCAAATTTTAACAGAATGTGGCAACCAG GCTGA
- the Pnisr gene encoding arginine/serine-rich protein PNISR isoform X3: MWDQGGQPWQQWPLNQQQWMQSFQHQQDPSQIDWAALAQAWIAQREASGQQSIVEQPPGMMPNGQDMSTMESGPNNHGNFQGDSNFNRMWQPEWGMHQQPPHPPPDQPWMPPTPGPMDIVPPSEDSNSQDSGEFAPDNRHMFNQNNHNFGGPPDNFAVGPVNQFDYQDHQDLQHLPRTEESGQHRSGTDSVHLSHFL; this comes from the exons ATGTGGGATCAAGGAGGACAACCTTGGCAGCAATGGCCCTTGAACCAGCAACAATGGATGCAGTCATTTCAGCACCAGCAAGATCCAA GCCAGATTGACTGGGCTGCTTTGGCCCAAGCTTGGATTGCACAAAGAGAAGCTTCAGGACAGCAAAGCATCGTGGAACAACCACCAGGAATGATGCCGAATGGACAGGATATGTCTACAATGGAGTCTGGTCCAAATAATCATGGGAATTTTCAAGGGGATTCAAATTTTAACAGAATGTGGCAACCAG AATGGGGAATGCATCAGCAGCCCCCACACCCCCCTCCAGATCAGCCATGGATGCCACCAACACCAGGCCCAATGGACATTGTTCCTCCTTCTGAAGACAGCAACAGTCAGGACAGTGGGGAATTTGCCCCTGACAACAGGCATATGTTTAACCAGAACAATCACAACTTTGGTGGACCACCCGATAATTTTGCAGTGGGGCCGGTGAACCAGTTTGACTACCAG GACCACCAGGACCTCCAGCACCTGCCCAGAACCGAAGAGAGCGGCCAGCATCGTTCAGGGACCGACAGCGTTCACCTATCGCACTTCCTGTGA
- the Pnisr gene encoding arginine/serine-rich protein PNISR isoform X2: MWDQGGQPWQQWPLNQQQWMQSFQHQQDPSQIDWAALAQAWIAQREASGQQSIVEQPPGMMPNGQDMSTMESGPNNHGNFQGDSNFNRMWQPEWGMHQQPPHPPPDQPWMPPTPGPMDIVPPSEDSNSQDSGEFAPDNRHMFNQNNHNFGGPPDNFAVGPVNQFDYQHGAAFGPPQGGFHPPYWQPGPPGPPAPAQNRRERPASFRDRQRSPIALPVKQEPPQIDAVKRRTLPAWIREGLEKMEREKQKKLEKERMEQQRSQLSKKEKKATEDAEGGDGPRLPQRSKFDSDEEDEDAENIEAVSSGKVTRSPSPAPQEEHSEPEMTDEEKEYQMMLLTKMLLTEILLDVTDEEIYYVAKDAHRKATKGGLGGYGSGDSEDERSDRGSESSDTDDEELRHRIRQKQEAFWRKEKEQQLLQDKQMEEEKQQTERVTKEMNEFIHREQNSLSLLEANEADGDLVNEKKRTPNEAPSVLEPKREHKGKEKERRSRSGSSSSGSSSSNSRTSSSSSSVSSSSYSSSSGSSCTSSRSSSPKRKKRHSRSRSPTVKARRSRSRSRSYSRRIKIDSSRTRVKLRDRRRTNRSSMERERRRNRSPSRDRRRSRSRSRDRRANRSSRSRSRDRRKIEDPRGNLSGSSHKHKGEAKEQDRKKERSRSVDKDRRKKDKERDREQDKRKEKQKREEKDFKFSSQDDRLKRKRESERTFCRSGSISVKVIRHDSRQDSKKNAPKDSKKRSGSDSSGRSSSESPGSSKEKKAKKPKHSRSRSMEKSQRSGKKASRKHKSKSRSRSTTPPRRKR; encoded by the exons ATGTGGGATCAAGGAGGACAACCTTGGCAGCAATGGCCCTTGAACCAGCAACAATGGATGCAGTCATTTCAGCACCAGCAAGATCCAA GCCAGATTGACTGGGCTGCTTTGGCCCAAGCTTGGATTGCACAAAGAGAAGCTTCAGGACAGCAAAGCATCGTGGAACAACCACCAGGAATGATGCCGAATGGACAGGATATGTCTACAATGGAGTCTGGTCCAAATAATCATGGGAATTTTCAAGGGGATTCAAATTTTAACAGAATGTGGCAACCAG AATGGGGAATGCATCAGCAGCCCCCACACCCCCCTCCAGATCAGCCATGGATGCCACCAACACCAGGCCCAATGGACATTGTTCCTCCTTCTGAAGACAGCAACAGTCAGGACAGTGGGGAATTTGCCCCTGACAACAGGCATATGTTTAACCAGAACAATCACAACTTTGGTGGACCACCCGATAATTTTGCAGTGGGGCCGGTGAACCAGTTTGACTACCAG CATGGGGCTGCTTTTGGTCCACCGCAAGGTGGATTTCATCCTCCTTATTGGCAACCAGGACCACCAGGACCTCCAGCACCTGCCCAGAACCGAAGAGAGCGGCCAGCATCGTTCAGGGACCGACAGCGTTCACCTATCGCACTTCCTGTGAAGCAGGAGCCTCCACAAATTG ATGCAGTAAAACGCAGGACTCTTCCAGCCTGGATTCGTGAGGGCCTTGAGAAAATGGAACGGGAAAAACAGAAGaagttagagaaagaaagaatggaacagCAGCGTTCACAgttgtcaaaaaaagaaaaaaaagccacagaagaTGCTGAAGGAGGAGATGGTCCTCGCTTACCCCAGAGAAGTAAATTT GATagtgatgaagaagatgaagatgctgAAAACATTGAGGCTGTGAGCAGTGGGAAAGTCACTAGAAGTCCATCTCCAGCTCCCCAAGAAGAGCACAGTGAACCAGAGATGACTGACGAAGAGAAGGAGTATCAAATG ATGTTGCTGACAAAAATGCTTCTAACTGAAATTCTTCTGGAcgtcacagatgaagaaatttattatgtagccaaagatgcACATCGGAAAGCAACGAAAG GTGGACTGGGTGGTTATGGATCAGGAGACAGTGAAGATGAGAGGAGTGACAGAGGTTCTGAGTCATCTGATACTGACGATGAAGAGTTACGGCACCGAATCCGGCAAAAACAGGAAGctttttggagaaaagaaaaagaacagcagcTATTACAGGATAAACAGATGGAAG aagaaaagcaacaaacagaAAGGGTTACAAAAGAGATGAATGAATTTATTCACAGAGAGCAAAATAGTTTATCACTTCTAGAAGCAAATGAAGCAGACGGTGATCTggttaatgaaaagaaaagaactccaAATGAAGCTCCATCAGTTTTAGAGCCCAAAAGAGAGcataaagggaaagagaaggagcgGAGGAGTAGGTCAGGGAGCAGCAGTAGCGGCAGCTCCAGTAGCAACAGCAGGACTAGCAGCAGTAGCAGCTCCGTCTCCAGTTCTTCATACAGCTCCAGCTCAGGCAGCAGCTGCACGTCCTCTCGCTCCTCTTCtcctaaaaggaaaaagagacataGTAGGAGCAGGTCTCCTACAGTGAAAGCTAGacggagcaggagcaggagcaggagctacTCCCGCAGAATTAAAATAGACAGCAGTAGGACTAGGGTGAAgctgagagacaggaggagaactAATAGAAGTAGCATGGAAAGAGAAAGACGAAGAAACCGGAGTCCTTCCCGAGACAGACGTAGAAGCAGAAGTCGCTCAAGGGATAGACGAGCCAATCGTTCCAGTCGCAGTAGGAGTCGAGATAGGCGTAAAATTGAGGATCCACGTGGAAATCTTAGTGGGAGCAGTCATAAGCATAAAGGTGAGGCtaaagaacaagacagaaaaaaggaGAGGAGTCGAAGTGTAGATaaagacaggagaaagaaagacaaagaaagggacCGTGAGcaggacaaaagaaaagagaaacagaaaagggaagaaaaagattttaaattcaGTAGTCAGGATGATCGGTTAAAAAGGAAGCGAGAAAGTGAAAGAACATTCTGTAGGAGTGGTTCCATATCTGTTAAAGTCATAAGGCACGACTCTAGACAGGACAGTAAGAAAAACGCTCCCAAAGACAGTAAAAAGCGTTCAGGTTCTGATTCTAGTGGAAGGAGCAGTTCTGAATCCCCTGgaagtagcaaagaaaagaaGGCTAAGAAGCCTAAACATAGTCGGTCGCGCTCCATGGAGAAATCTCAAAGGTCTGGTAAGAAGGCAAGCCGCAAACACAAGTCTAAGTCCCGATCAAG atcaaCAACCCCTCCCCGTCGTAAGCGCTGA